A region from the Mucilaginibacter sp. CSA2-8R genome encodes:
- a CDS encoding MG2 domain-containing protein: protein MQPASFRLNQRSILIGAGVIITIFLAVFFIFKKPKKTYNHEFGKYIQSYTTGVISRTGTVRVKLSDQVQVTHAQNEELKGKVFDFSPSVKGKAYWVDAQTIEFKPEAELDPDKHYDVDFDLGSVTKVADELKHFTFDLQTIKPDFVIDFNGLQSATATSLEKMKFTGSIQTADFEDPAKVEKMLTASYTSPVSITWHHNKLSKKHEFTVNNVPRSRSKASKLELQWNGDPINVESTGDEAAEIPAVGDFKLLQVKAVQDQEEYVLYQFSNPVKIGQELRGLVGLSNMGELTYTIEGSMVKLYAPEHLQGNYTAVANEGIEDITGKKIGRSYSANVFFENRMPAVTIPGKGVILPDSGRLMMPFEAVNLNAVDVSIIKVYENNVPQYFQSNGFDGQEQLRQVAKPVVQTTIHLDQDRSLNLNKKNRFMLDIDHLMRTEPGAIYRVVIGFRKAYSLYNCSVKSKTDTTSNSEDEEEGEGGDYSSDDAGGSNQVDDDEDFWRRYDNYYPEGYKWNDRDNVCSDSYYTKDRWATRNIIASNIGLITKRGNDNSMLIAVTNILDAQPMSGVNLQILDYQKQVLWTGTSDGDGLAKLDLKRKPYLLVAKKGDERGYLKLDDGSALPLSRFDVSGELVQHGLKGFIYGERGVWRPGDSIFVSFILEDKLKTLPADHPVEFEFYNPQGQLYSKMVRTSSVDGFYSFHTATTTSSPTGTWNVKIKVGGALFQKSIKVETIMPNRLKLNLSFGNQTELTKGSTNGVLSAHWLFGGIAQNLKAKVDAFLSPQQTSFKGFDGYSFDDPTLAFSTQTQNIFDGRLDANGNANVQADINLEKQAPGQLKANFLVKVFEPGGNFSINQVTMPYNVYPGYVGIKVPEGSQLSGMLTTDAYHVIDIATINTKGTLWSGTRNVQVELYKVQWRWWWDKTDEELSNFTQNQYNKLVSTQTVPVTNGRGKWTLRIPQADWGRYLIRVTDPQTGHTTGKIIYIDWPNWAERLQQDNPTEAAMLSFTADKKSYKIGEEGTLTIPTSNNGRALISFENGSKVIKTAWTDTRKGQTQYRFKITEDMTPNVFVNVTLLQPHHQTLNDLPIRMYGAIPIAVENPATVLKPVITMPDKIRPETPSEITVSETSGKEMTYTIALVDEGILDLTNFKTPDPHQAFYAREALGVKTWDLFDYVIGAFGGDLERILSIGGDQAIGNNKNATVNRFKPVVKFMGPFRLGKGEKQTKRFTLPQYIGSVRAMVIAGHDGSYGYAEKAVAVKKPLMILATLPRVLGPSEKFQLPVTVFALENQIKTVSIQVQSTALNSTGSTQKVIAFAKPGDQAVTFDLDVKNFVGIGKVRIIARSGSETAVEDVVLNIRNPNPSVTRTQVKELRAGETWNIDYTPFAMAGTNKATLEVSGIPPINLAKRLGYLMHYPYGCVEQTTSSGFPQLYLGQLVDLSARQKAEVERNIKATINRLNGFQVPGGGLSYWPDGGEADEWGTNYAGHFMLQAQARGYSLPAGFITGWKKFQQQKALNWAPDSRSFYGADLMQAYRLYLLAMASVPELGAMNRLKEFKYISASAKWRLAAAYQLAGQPEVALQMIRGLPTQVKPYNQLDYTYGSDERDEAMILETLTMLGRREQASAVLRSVAAQLSTDEWYSTQTTAYALMAVAQYCGQSHSPYKLQFTYQAPGAKGTVTSPAYLWQAPLGATKGKLVFKNNGKNLLYVRLIQQGQPAPGDEQETGNNPDILRMNVAYLNMKGEPIDIAQLKQGTDFVAQVTVKNPNGNGDYRNMALSQLFPSGWEILNTRMLNNDEVFKSSPSDYRDIRDDRVYTYFSLDQGKEVTYYVMLTAAYAGRYYLPATYCEAMYKASVNALQKGRWIEVVK from the coding sequence ATGCAGCCCGCTTCATTCAGGCTAAACCAGCGCTCTATACTCATTGGCGCCGGTGTTATTATCACCATCTTTTTAGCCGTTTTCTTTATCTTTAAAAAGCCTAAAAAAACGTACAACCACGAGTTTGGCAAGTACATACAATCGTATACTACCGGGGTTATTTCGCGCACCGGCACAGTACGCGTAAAGCTGTCGGACCAGGTGCAGGTAACTCATGCACAAAACGAAGAACTAAAAGGCAAGGTATTTGACTTTTCGCCGTCGGTTAAGGGCAAAGCCTATTGGGTAGACGCACAAACCATTGAGTTTAAACCCGAAGCCGAACTTGACCCCGACAAACATTATGATGTTGATTTTGACCTGGGTTCGGTTACCAAAGTGGCTGACGAACTGAAGCATTTCACCTTTGATTTGCAAACCATCAAGCCTGATTTTGTGATTGATTTTAACGGGCTGCAGTCGGCTACAGCCACCTCGTTAGAAAAAATGAAGTTTACTGGCAGCATCCAAACTGCCGATTTTGAAGACCCGGCTAAAGTTGAAAAGATGCTGACTGCCTCATACACATCGCCGGTTAGTATTACCTGGCATCATAATAAGCTCAGTAAAAAACATGAGTTTACAGTAAACAATGTGCCGCGGTCCAGAAGCAAAGCTTCCAAACTGGAACTGCAATGGAATGGCGACCCAATTAACGTGGAAAGCACTGGCGACGAAGCAGCCGAGATACCGGCCGTGGGCGACTTTAAGCTTTTGCAGGTAAAAGCCGTACAAGACCAGGAAGAGTACGTATTGTACCAGTTTTCTAACCCTGTAAAAATTGGACAGGAACTTAGGGGGCTTGTTGGTTTGAGTAACATGGGCGAGTTAACCTACACCATTGAGGGTAGCATGGTAAAGCTGTATGCCCCCGAGCATTTACAGGGTAACTATACCGCCGTTGCCAATGAGGGCATTGAGGATATTACCGGCAAAAAAATTGGCCGCAGTTATAGCGCTAATGTATTTTTCGAAAACCGGATGCCGGCGGTAACCATTCCGGGTAAGGGTGTTATTTTGCCCGATTCGGGCCGGTTAATGATGCCGTTTGAAGCCGTTAACCTTAACGCAGTCGATGTAAGCATCATCAAGGTTTATGAAAATAATGTACCTCAGTACTTTCAAAGCAATGGTTTTGACGGGCAGGAGCAGTTGCGGCAGGTTGCCAAACCGGTGGTACAAACCACCATACATTTGGATCAGGACCGCAGCCTGAACCTGAACAAGAAAAACCGTTTCATGCTCGATATTGACCACCTGATGCGCACCGAGCCCGGCGCTATCTATCGAGTAGTTATCGGGTTCCGTAAAGCCTATTCGCTCTACAATTGCAGTGTGAAGAGTAAGACTGACACGACCAGCAACAGTGAAGATGAAGAGGAGGGTGAAGGCGGCGATTACAGTTCGGACGATGCAGGCGGCAGCAACCAGGTAGATGACGACGAAGATTTTTGGCGCCGTTATGACAACTACTACCCCGAAGGTTACAAGTGGAATGACCGCGACAATGTGTGCTCAGACTCTTATTATACTAAAGACCGCTGGGCTACCCGCAACATCATCGCCTCTAACATCGGGCTCATCACCAAACGCGGTAACGATAACAGCATGCTGATTGCCGTCACCAATATCTTGGATGCGCAACCCATGTCGGGCGTAAACTTGCAAATACTCGATTACCAGAAACAGGTACTATGGACGGGCACATCTGATGGCGACGGCCTGGCTAAGCTGGATTTAAAACGGAAACCCTACCTATTGGTGGCAAAAAAAGGTGATGAGCGGGGCTATTTAAAACTGGATGATGGCAGCGCGTTGCCCTTATCGCGTTTTGATGTGAGCGGCGAGCTGGTACAGCATGGCCTAAAAGGTTTTATTTATGGCGAACGCGGCGTGTGGCGCCCCGGAGACTCTATTTTTGTGTCGTTTATTTTAGAGGATAAACTTAAAACGCTTCCGGCCGACCACCCGGTGGAGTTTGAGTTTTACAACCCGCAAGGGCAGTTGTACAGCAAAATGGTACGCACCTCATCGGTTGATGGTTTTTACAGTTTCCACACCGCTACCACTACCAGTTCGCCTACGGGCACCTGGAATGTGAAGATTAAGGTTGGCGGTGCCTTGTTTCAAAAAAGCATCAAGGTAGAAACCATTATGCCGAACCGTTTAAAACTCAACCTTAGCTTTGGCAACCAAACCGAGTTAACCAAGGGTAGCACCAATGGTGTATTGAGTGCGCACTGGCTTTTTGGCGGTATTGCTCAAAATTTAAAAGCCAAGGTAGATGCCTTTTTGTCGCCGCAGCAAACCAGTTTTAAAGGTTTTGACGGGTATAGTTTTGACGACCCTACGCTTGCCTTTAGCACCCAAACACAAAATATTTTTGATGGTCGGCTGGATGCCAATGGCAATGCCAACGTACAGGCCGATATCAACCTCGAAAAACAAGCCCCAGGTCAGCTGAAAGCTAACTTCCTGGTGAAGGTTTTTGAGCCGGGCGGAAATTTCAGCATCAACCAGGTGACCATGCCGTACAATGTGTATCCCGGTTATGTGGGTATCAAAGTGCCCGAAGGCAGCCAGCTAAGCGGCATGTTAACTACCGATGCCTACCATGTGATTGATATTGCTACCATAAACACTAAAGGTACATTATGGAGCGGAACCCGCAATGTGCAGGTAGAACTTTACAAAGTACAATGGCGCTGGTGGTGGGACAAAACCGACGAGGAATTGAGCAACTTTACCCAAAACCAGTATAATAAGCTGGTGAGCACTCAAACGGTACCGGTAACTAACGGCCGCGGCAAATGGACATTGCGCATACCGCAGGCCGATTGGGGCCGCTACCTGATTAGGGTAACCGACCCGCAAACCGGGCACACTACGGGCAAGATTATTTACATTGACTGGCCTAACTGGGCAGAGCGCTTACAGCAGGACAATCCTACCGAGGCAGCCATGCTTTCGTTTACGGCAGATAAAAAAAGCTACAAGATAGGCGAAGAGGGAACTTTAACCATACCTACCAGCAACAACGGCCGGGCACTCATTAGTTTCGAAAACGGCAGCAAAGTGATTAAAACCGCCTGGACAGATACCCGCAAGGGCCAAACCCAATATCGCTTTAAGATAACTGAAGATATGACCCCCAACGTGTTTGTGAACGTGACCCTGTTACAGCCGCATCACCAAACCCTGAACGACTTACCGATACGGATGTATGGTGCCATACCGATTGCGGTTGAAAACCCGGCCACCGTATTAAAGCCGGTGATTACCATGCCGGATAAAATCAGGCCCGAAACACCGTCGGAAATTACGGTATCAGAGACATCGGGCAAGGAAATGACTTATACCATTGCTTTGGTTGATGAAGGCATTCTGGACCTGACCAATTTTAAAACACCCGACCCGCATCAGGCCTTTTATGCCCGCGAGGCGTTGGGTGTGAAAACTTGGGACTTGTTCGATTATGTCATCGGTGCCTTTGGTGGTGACCTTGAGCGTATTTTAAGCATCGGCGGCGACCAGGCCATCGGCAACAATAAAAATGCAACGGTTAACCGCTTTAAACCTGTAGTGAAATTTATGGGGCCTTTCCGTTTGGGCAAAGGCGAAAAGCAGACTAAACGCTTTACTTTACCGCAATACATTGGCTCGGTAAGGGCCATGGTTATAGCCGGGCACGATGGCAGTTATGGTTATGCCGAAAAGGCCGTTGCTGTTAAAAAGCCGTTAATGATACTGGCAACCCTGCCACGGGTACTGGGACCGTCGGAGAAATTCCAATTGCCGGTAACCGTGTTCGCGCTCGAAAATCAAATTAAAACGGTTAGTATCCAGGTGCAGTCGACTGCTTTAAACAGCACCGGAAGCACGCAAAAGGTTATTGCCTTTGCCAAACCCGGCGATCAGGCTGTAACGTTTGATTTGGATGTAAAAAACTTTGTGGGCATAGGTAAAGTGCGCATTATTGCCCGCAGCGGCAGCGAAACGGCGGTAGAAGATGTGGTGCTCAATATTCGTAATCCAAATCCGTCGGTTACCCGCACGCAGGTAAAAGAGCTGCGTGCCGGCGAAACCTGGAACATAGACTATACCCCGTTTGCCATGGCCGGCACCAACAAGGCTACCTTAGAGGTATCAGGTATTCCTCCTATAAACCTGGCCAAACGTTTGGGTTACCTGATGCACTATCCTTATGGTTGTGTAGAGCAAACTACCTCGTCAGGGTTCCCGCAGTTATATCTGGGTCAATTGGTTGATTTATCCGCTCGGCAAAAAGCCGAGGTGGAGCGCAACATTAAGGCTACCATTAACAGGCTTAATGGCTTCCAGGTACCGGGTGGAGGCCTGAGCTATTGGCCGGATGGCGGTGAGGCCGATGAGTGGGGCACCAACTATGCCGGTCATTTTATGTTACAGGCGCAGGCCAGAGGCTACAGTTTACCCGCTGGCTTTATCACCGGCTGGAAAAAATTTCAGCAGCAAAAGGCCTTAAATTGGGCGCCCGATTCGCGCAGCTTTTACGGTGCCGACCTTATGCAAGCCTACCGCTTGTACTTGCTGGCCATGGCCAGTGTGCCCGAGCTGGGTGCCATGAACCGGTTAAAAGAATTTAAATATATTAGTGCAAGTGCCAAATGGCGTTTAGCAGCAGCCTACCAGTTGGCCGGTCAGCCCGAGGTAGCCTTGCAGATGATTCGTGGCTTGCCTACGCAGGTTAAACCATACAACCAGTTAGACTATACCTATGGTTCGGACGAGCGCGATGAAGCCATGATCTTAGAGACACTTACCATGCTGGGCCGTCGTGAGCAAGCTTCGGCCGTGTTACGCTCAGTTGCGGCACAGCTTTCAACCGATGAATGGTACAGTACTCAAACCACGGCTTATGCGTTAATGGCCGTTGCGCAGTATTGCGGGCAAAGCCATTCGCCATATAAGCTGCAGTTTACTTACCAGGCACCCGGCGCAAAAGGCACAGTCACATCCCCTGCCTATTTATGGCAAGCGCCGCTTGGCGCCACCAAGGGGAAACTGGTATTCAAAAATAATGGCAAAAACCTGCTTTATGTACGGCTTATTCAGCAAGGGCAACCCGCACCGGGCGACGAGCAGGAAACCGGCAACAACCCGGATATACTGCGCATGAATGTAGCCTACCTGAACATGAAAGGCGAGCCAATAGACATAGCACAATTAAAACAGGGCACCGACTTTGTGGCGCAGGTTACCGTTAAAAACCCCAATGGCAACGGCGACTACCGCAACATGGCGCTTTCGCAGTTGTTCCCGTCGGGATGGGAAATATTAAATACCCGTATGCTGAACAACGACGAAGTATTCAAATCGTCGCCGTCGGATTACCGCGACATACGCGACGACCGGGTGTATACGTATTTTAGTTTAGACCAAGGCAAAGAGGTTACTTATTACGTGATGCTTACTGCGGCCTACGCCGGGCGGTATTATTTACCGGCTACTTATTGCGAGGCCATGTACAAGGCATCGGTAAATGCATTGCAAAAAGGCCGGTGGATTGAGGTTGTGAAATAA
- the pbpC gene encoding penicillin-binding protein 1C, which translates to MQRIKRLLHNKAFVATGLVLLALLLCFWFCLPSRLFKSPTSFVLNDSKGVLLGASIAADGQWRFPYDAQVPDKFKQCIIAFEDKRFEHHPGIDIWAMGRAFRQNWKSGRVTSGGSTITMQVIRLATHHQRNWWNKLREALMALRLELTHSKAEILALYASNAPFGSNVVGLNAASWRYFGRSPDKLSWGETAALAVLPNAPSLVHPGKNRLVLLKKRNLLLDKLYHTGIIDSNTAMLAQLEPVPDKPVPLPVEAPHLLARIVSEHQTNQDSDTRISSTINGHLQDQVTQILERHHTVLSANHINNMAAIVLDVESGATLAYAGNIYHPQEPQLESSVDVIGAPRSPGSTLKPLLYATMLNDGFILPHSLIPDIPTQIAGYQPENFDLGYDGAVPASTALARSLNVPAVKMLQKYKYERFYDFLKKAGITTLKQPADYYGLSLILGGGENTLWELAGCYADMARALNHYNQHGGKYNPADYHLPVYQPTKALKPEWQKDGLLDAGSIYYTMEAMEEVMRPGEEMLWQQFASSQRVAWKTGTSFGFRDGWAIGITPKYVVGVWVGNTTGEGRPGLTGINTAAPALFEIFRLLPATRTWFEKPTAAMVKVKVCHESGYRASQYCNHTEEMWIPPAGLKSPICAYHQLVHLDESKQWQVSSNCVSPSQMVTQSWFVLPPAMEYYYKVHNYQYRSLPPFKDGCREENENLMEVIYPKNGASVYVPLEADGKRGRMVCNAAHRQYGAKIFWHLDDQYIGETTSYHQMALNPAPGQHWLTLVDGNGSMLKIRFNVLDKDKSKSE; encoded by the coding sequence ATGCAGCGTATTAAACGGCTTTTACACAACAAAGCTTTTGTGGCAACGGGGCTGGTATTACTGGCCCTGTTGCTCTGCTTTTGGTTTTGTTTACCGTCAAGGCTATTTAAATCGCCTACCTCATTTGTGCTGAATGACAGTAAGGGTGTGTTACTGGGCGCTTCTATCGCTGCCGATGGGCAGTGGCGTTTTCCGTATGATGCGCAGGTGCCCGATAAGTTTAAACAATGCATTATTGCTTTTGAGGATAAGCGCTTCGAGCATCATCCGGGAATAGATATCTGGGCAATGGGCAGGGCTTTCAGGCAAAACTGGAAATCGGGCCGCGTGACCAGTGGGGGCAGCACCATTACCATGCAGGTCATCAGGCTGGCCACGCATCACCAGCGCAACTGGTGGAACAAACTGAGAGAAGCACTGATGGCCCTGCGCCTCGAGCTAACGCATAGTAAAGCCGAAATACTGGCTCTATATGCCAGCAACGCACCTTTTGGCAGTAACGTAGTGGGGCTGAATGCTGCCTCGTGGCGTTATTTTGGCCGCAGTCCGGATAAGCTTTCCTGGGGCGAGACGGCGGCTTTAGCAGTTTTACCTAATGCGCCATCGCTCGTGCATCCGGGTAAAAATCGTTTGGTACTTTTAAAAAAGCGTAACCTGTTGCTGGATAAACTTTACCATACCGGTATTATTGACAGCAACACCGCCATGCTGGCCCAACTGGAACCGGTGCCCGATAAGCCTGTTCCACTGCCTGTAGAAGCGCCTCACTTGCTGGCTCGTATTGTGAGCGAACACCAAACCAACCAGGACTCAGATACCCGCATTAGCAGTACCATTAACGGGCATTTGCAAGATCAGGTCACCCAGATTTTAGAACGACACCATACGGTGTTAAGCGCCAATCACATCAATAATATGGCAGCCATAGTACTGGATGTGGAAAGCGGTGCCACGCTTGCATATGCGGGCAACATCTACCACCCGCAGGAGCCACAACTGGAAAGCAGTGTAGATGTGATTGGTGCGCCGCGCAGTCCGGGCAGTACCTTAAAACCATTGCTGTATGCTACCATGCTCAACGATGGGTTTATTTTGCCGCATAGTTTAATTCCCGACATTCCTACCCAAATTGCCGGTTATCAGCCCGAAAATTTTGACTTGGGGTATGATGGTGCTGTACCTGCCTCTACCGCATTGGCCCGCTCGCTAAATGTACCCGCAGTAAAAATGCTGCAAAAATATAAGTATGAGCGCTTTTACGATTTTCTGAAAAAAGCAGGTATCACCACCCTCAAGCAGCCCGCCGATTATTATGGCCTTTCACTCATTTTAGGCGGCGGCGAAAACACGCTTTGGGAACTGGCCGGTTGCTATGCCGATATGGCCCGGGCGCTGAACCACTATAACCAGCATGGCGGTAAGTATAACCCGGCCGATTATCATTTGCCTGTATATCAACCCACAAAAGCACTAAAGCCCGAATGGCAAAAGGATGGGTTGTTGGACGCCGGCTCTATTTACTATACAATGGAGGCCATGGAAGAAGTGATGCGGCCGGGTGAGGAAATGCTTTGGCAGCAGTTTGCCTCATCACAACGTGTCGCCTGGAAAACCGGCACCAGTTTCGGTTTCAGGGATGGGTGGGCCATTGGTATTACGCCTAAGTATGTAGTAGGTGTTTGGGTGGGTAATACCACCGGCGAGGGGCGGCCCGGCCTTACAGGTATTAACACGGCAGCTCCTGCGCTTTTCGAAATATTCAGGCTCTTACCTGCTACCCGTACCTGGTTCGAAAAGCCAACTGCCGCTATGGTAAAAGTTAAAGTATGTCACGAGAGCGGTTACCGGGCCAGCCAGTACTGCAACCATACCGAAGAGATGTGGATACCGCCCGCCGGATTGAAATCGCCCATCTGCGCATATCATCAGTTGGTACATTTAGATGAAAGCAAGCAGTGGCAGGTGAGCAGCAACTGTGTATCACCCAGCCAGATGGTTACCCAATCGTGGTTTGTGCTGCCGCCGGCCATGGAGTACTACTACAAAGTGCATAATTACCAATACCGCAGTTTGCCACCGTTTAAGGATGGCTGCCGGGAAGAGAATGAAAACCTGATGGAGGTGATTTATCCCAAAAACGGCGCAAGTGTATATGTGCCTTTGGAGGCTGATGGTAAACGCGGCCGCATGGTTTGCAATGCTGCCCACCGGCAATATGGCGCTAAAATATTCTGGCACCTGGACGACCAGTACATCGGCGAAACAACCTCTTACCATCAAATGGCGCTAAACCCTGCGCCTGGCCAGCACTGGTTAACTCTGGTAGATGGCAACGGGAGCATGCTAAAAATCAGATTTAATGTGCTGGATAAAGATAAGTCGAAATCAGAATAA
- a CDS encoding zinc-dependent metalloprotease encodes MKLNLALMAGALALGTVAWAQDGTPPPGRTGMNRQTNASPATSIAGATQGMKKFEGYFNFYYDEKTGKVLLEVDKFDQEFLYFASLTDGAGNSAERGQASANIAKFAKVGPKIFLIEPNYNYRAGNRNVDEQRAVENAFAKSVIWGFAPVATEGDKVLIDLTPFIVRDSQNIGGRLGSAPSSGGANGRGAAVGGGGYRVDDTRSAVYMANTKNFPKNTEFEAMVTFTGGAGGGRGFGGNSIAPDPSAVTVKMHQSFVELPEEGYKPRKFDPRSSFFLFSYMDFSADMNEPLVKRFSRRHRLQKKNPGAAMSEAVKPIVYYVDRGAPEKIKKALIEGGGWWNQAFEAAGFKNAFQVKELPEGADPMDIRYNVVNWVNRAGNPRAFSYGSSYIDPRTGEIIKGVVTLGSDRHRQDYMIAEGLLQPYEDGKGTSKKMEEMALARIRQLSAHEIGHTLGFTHNFAASPKDRASVMDYPFPRMTLKVDGTVDLSDAYAKGIGSWDKRAVTWGYSEFPKGTDENAALDKIMNKTIKLGFQYIPDIGGYVHPASHQWDDGVNPIDELNKLMKIRRQVLNSFSEKAIVKDAPMATLEEVLVPIYLLHRYQIEAVAKSVGGLYFTHAVKNDGQVPTQMVDPAEQWRAFDALAATITPDALALPEKLIAKIPPRPTGYPASMETFKGNTGPTFDPIAAAESAAGETISSLLNAERAARLIEYHGRDSRQPGFMAVVDRLYDKTWKAPAVNGYHGELQTMVNNLTLEYLLQLAANNRASKIVRGQALLKVNELKDWLTAKMPSAEATQKANMYYALAQIEDFKANPEKYQTEPAVEMPPGAPIGMPGMSFLDDFNK; translated from the coding sequence ATGAAATTAAATTTAGCTTTAATGGCAGGTGCGTTAGCTTTAGGCACTGTTGCTTGGGCGCAGGATGGTACGCCACCACCGGGACGTACAGGTATGAACCGTCAAACTAATGCTTCGCCAGCTACCAGTATTGCCGGTGCTACCCAGGGCATGAAAAAGTTTGAAGGCTACTTTAACTTTTATTATGACGAAAAAACGGGTAAAGTACTGTTAGAAGTAGATAAGTTTGACCAGGAGTTTTTATACTTTGCTTCATTAACCGATGGTGCCGGTAACAGCGCCGAACGTGGACAGGCCTCGGCCAATATTGCTAAGTTTGCCAAAGTAGGTCCCAAAATATTTTTGATAGAACCCAACTATAACTACCGGGCCGGCAACAGAAATGTTGATGAACAGCGTGCTGTAGAAAATGCTTTTGCTAAATCGGTGATATGGGGTTTTGCGCCGGTAGCTACCGAGGGTGATAAAGTTTTGATAGACCTTACTCCGTTTATTGTACGCGACAGCCAAAATATTGGCGGGCGGTTAGGCAGTGCGCCCTCATCGGGTGGTGCTAATGGGCGTGGGGCTGCTGTTGGCGGCGGCGGTTATCGGGTAGATGATACCCGATCGGCGGTATACATGGCTAACACTAAGAATTTTCCTAAAAATACTGAGTTTGAAGCTATGGTTACCTTTACCGGCGGCGCGGGCGGCGGGCGGGGCTTTGGTGGTAACAGTATAGCGCCAGACCCCAGCGCCGTGACGGTAAAAATGCACCAGTCGTTTGTTGAACTACCCGAAGAGGGCTATAAGCCACGCAAGTTTGACCCGCGGTCGAGCTTCTTTTTATTCAGCTACATGGATTTTTCGGCGGATATGAATGAGCCACTGGTAAAGCGCTTTAGTCGCCGGCATCGTTTACAAAAGAAAAACCCTGGAGCCGCCATGAGCGAAGCAGTTAAACCCATTGTGTATTATGTGGACCGCGGCGCGCCCGAAAAAATTAAGAAGGCATTGATTGAAGGCGGCGGCTGGTGGAACCAGGCTTTTGAAGCCGCCGGTTTTAAAAATGCCTTTCAGGTAAAAGAACTGCCTGAAGGTGCCGACCCGATGGATATCCGTTACAACGTAGTAAACTGGGTAAACCGCGCAGGCAACCCGCGGGCATTTTCGTATGGTTCGTCCTATATTGACCCGCGTACCGGCGAAATTATCAAAGGTGTGGTTACATTAGGGTCAGACCGTCACCGCCAGGATTACATGATTGCCGAGGGGCTGTTACAGCCATATGAAGATGGCAAAGGCACCAGTAAAAAGATGGAAGAAATGGCGCTGGCCCGCATCCGGCAGTTATCAGCCCACGAGATTGGCCATACACTGGGTTTTACCCATAATTTTGCTGCCAGCCCCAAAGACCGCGCCTCGGTGATGGATTATCCCTTTCCGCGCATGACCTTGAAGGTCGACGGCACGGTTGACCTCTCGGATGCCTATGCCAAAGGTATAGGTAGTTGGGACAAACGGGCCGTGACGTGGGGTTACTCAGAGTTTCCGAAAGGAACCGACGAGAACGCTGCCTTGGATAAAATCATGAACAAAACCATTAAACTGGGCTTTCAGTACATCCCTGATATTGGCGGGTATGTACACCCCGCATCTCACCAGTGGGATGACGGTGTAAACCCGATTGATGAGCTAAATAAATTGATGAAAATCCGCCGCCAGGTACTAAATAGTTTTTCGGAAAAAGCCATTGTAAAAGATGCCCCAATGGCTACACTCGAAGAAGTACTGGTACCTATTTACCTGTTGCACCGTTATCAGATTGAAGCGGTAGCTAAATCGGTAGGTGGCTTATATTTTACTCATGCCGTTAAAAACGACGGACAGGTACCTACGCAAATGGTTGACCCGGCCGAGCAATGGCGTGCCTTTGATGCATTGGCTGCCACTATTACACCCGATGCCCTGGCCCTGCCCGAGAAACTGATTGCCAAAATACCGCCGCGGCCAACAGGCTACCCGGCCAGCATGGAAACTTTTAAAGGCAATACCGGCCCAACGTTCGACCCTATTGCCGCAGCTGAATCTGCCGCAGGCGAAACGATTTCGTCGCTTTTGAATGCGGAGCGTGCCGCCCGATTGATTGAATACCATGGCCGCGATAGCCGCCAGCCCGGCTTTATGGCAGTGGTTGATCGCCTGTATGATAAAACCTGGAAAGCACCTGCCGTCAATGGCTACCATGGCGAATTACAAACTATGGTAAATAACCTAACCCTCGAATATCTGCTGCAATTAGCCGCCAACAACCGCGCCTCTAAAATTGTGCGCGGGCAAGCGTTGCTAAAGGTAAACGAATTGAAAGACTGGCTCACGGCTAAGATGCCATCGGCAGAGGCTACACAAAAAGCCAATATGTATTATGCTTTGGCGCAAATTGAAGACTTTAAAGCCAATCCCGAAAAGTATCAGACCGAACCGGCGGTAGAAATGCCGCCCGGCGCTCCGATAGGTATGCCCGGCATGAGCTTTTTGGATGATTTTAACAAGTAA